A window of Prionailurus bengalensis isolate Pbe53 chromosome E1, Fcat_Pben_1.1_paternal_pri, whole genome shotgun sequence genomic DNA:
TGCGGTCCAGCAGTCCTCGAAGCTTCATGCCCaaggacctgggggggggggggaggagaagcgaggtggggcctggggctgccAGGGGCACTGTGCCCCCAGCCTAGAGTCCTGGAGGGACCAGACAAGGTCAATTCCCGGAGCAGAGGAGCCTAACAGTGTGAGCGCGAGAGAAGTCTAGTGGCCAGTTGGGGCTTCGTAGGGGTGACTCCACATGGATACGCACAGGGGTGCACGGGGCTACGTGTTGCAGACGAGTTGTCTTCATTGGCGTTTTGGCTTTTCTCCAAGTTCCCATCTTGTCGCAGACCTTCACTGACCCCTGACTGCCTACAGGACAAAGCCCCAGCTGCTAGGGCTGGCTCGGAAGCCTGCCACCCCCCGGTCCCTCCCCACCACGGCCTTCTCGCGAAACTTTGCTTTCTACACCAGACTGGTAAACGAGGGGTTGGCAGCCTGGGGGGCCGTGCATTTTTCACTTTGTGGGCGCCCGCACTGCTTGAATTTTTTTACAGCAAGCATGTGTTATTTTATAATCCggaaaaaaaatgcttggggcgcctgggtggttccgtcagtgGACATATCGGTTCATTTTAATCACTCCCTAACGGAGTCAAGGCCAATGGGAGGGAATGCAACACCCAACAGGTGGGTTTGCCGTGCGCGGTGGGGAAGGTGGCTGTGTGAGTCTGCTCAGATGCCATGAAGGATGCGGGCAAAGGCGCATCTGTGACGTCCCCAGGGACAACTTCCTGAGTATCTGCTGAGCTGCCCGCCCCTCAGGCCACagcatttgctgagcacctgcccAGGAAGGCCCggaagaggggaggaagcaggCGAGAGCTCGATGTTAAAGCAGAGAGGAGgcaatgaaggagaaagaaaaggtctTCCTTTTCCGAGGGCCTGGCGCACCCCTCCTCCAGAGCGTCCTGCCATTGCCCGCACTGGAGCCCGGACACAGCCCCTCATCTCCATGAATCCCCCACGGCTGTCAAACACCAGCTCCCTCCGCCCACGGCCGTCTCTGAGTCCCACGCAGGCTGTCCTAGATCTCCGGGGCCTTCCCTCGCCTCGTCCAGACCCACACGTCCATCCGGGGACCAGCTCAGGTGACTCTCGTCCAGCAACCCTGCCGCATCCTTGCCCTGAGGCCTGAGCCACCTGCAGCTGTCTCCAGACGTTCCCGAGCTCACTCTCACCtcacctctgctcccctcccactAGTCCTGCTCCCAGAGAATCGGTCAGCATAGGAGCCCCGAGGATGAGGATCCAGCCTCTTGCCCTGGACTCCTCTGGACCTTCCACTGCACAGATGTCCAGCGAACCTGTCCGTCCTCCCTCCAGGCCAGCCTGGCTTTGCCCAGAAccgcccccccactccccgctcAGCTCCACTCTCCGTGGCCCAAAGTCGGCTTCAGTCCCACTCGCCTTCTCGGGAGGCACCTGTCGGCCTCTACTCAGCCCTGCCGCCTCTGGCCCGGAGTGTCCACTCTACCCCCTCCACCACATCACACTCAGAGCCTCAAGCTGACTTGAGCTGCCAATGGCCCCTCCGATCCCTAATGAACTGTGCCACATGTCCCCCGGGGGACACTGAGCCCCTCGTGGCCGTAGAGCACATCCTAATACTACTGCTCGGTCACATCCACCGAGACTGTTTCGTACCGGGTGTTCTCCTGATTACTCTCCCCCCAGCCTGTGAGGTAGGGATGCGTATTCCTGTcatctgacagatgaggaaagtgtTAAGAGGCTAAGTGAAGatcaaggttacacagctagaaagtgTTGGTTCAGGGGTCTGAACATGACATGGTCTGACTTCACTTCCTTGAAACTTCAgagcctggcctccctgccccactcaaCACGGTCCCACCAACAGGGCCTGggactgagctctgcactgaggaGGTGCTCAGTTAATTTCCTAGATTTGAGGAATGGAGAAAGGGGTGATgacaaaggaaaaacaggaagtgatggggagaaagagaatggggggaacacggggacagagagggggacatggggacagagagggggcatGGGGACAGAAAGGGGACATgagacagggacagggaggggggcatggtgacagagagggggacacgaggacagagagggggacatgggaacagagaggaggagatggggacagagagggggacatgggaacagagaggggacatggggacagagagggggatatagggacagagaggggacatggggacagaaagggggagatgggcacagagagggagacatgggaacagagaggggacatggggacagagaggaggagacgggACAGAGAGTGGGACATGGGGACAGAAAGgggggagatggggacagagggggacatggggacagagagggggcatGGGCACAGAAAGGGGacatggggacagagaggggacatgaggacagagaggggacatgaggacagagacagggacagggagggggacatggtgacagagagggggacacgaggacagagagggggacatggggcagagagggaggagatgggacagagacagggagacagggacagagagggggaaatggcgacagagagggggacacaaagaCAGGGGCACATGGGGGCAGATGGGACAGACACAGGGTCAGGGAGGGGGacatggggacagagggaggagatgAGGATAGAAAGGGGGACACAGGAACAGAGAGGGGACATAGGAACACAGATagggacacagggacagagagggggacatggggacagagggggagatgAGGATAGGGAGGAGACATGGGGACAGAGATGTGCAGAGGGGGACACGGACAGGAGGACACGGGAAGAGCGGAGGCAGAAGGCAGACTGAGCAGGAGTGCAGGGAGGGCAGTGGCCTCACGCAGGGATGGCGTTGAAGAGCAGGGAGACCGTCTTGGTGGCCGAGTAGCGAATATTGGGGTCCATGTGCAGCAGGGACGGGAAGTCAATTTTCATGGGGAAGCCAGGCAGGTACTGATTCccgctgctggggggggggggcagaaagacagacaccagtCAGACGGACCTGCAGCCCACTCCCCTTaattccctccctctgtccttgccTTGCTCTggacccctgcccagccccctccgCTCTGGCCTGAAGCCACCTCCCCGCCAGACCCTTGGGGTCACCTCTGCCCCTTCTGTCCTGACTCCTGGATTAAACCCTAGTTGTCTTCTCTCCTGGCTGCCCGGGCCCCATCGTCCCAACCTTCAGGTCACGCCCTCCACCTTCCTCCCAAGCCTGGGCTCCCCTGTCACCTGTCCCCTTGGTCTGTGCAAGGTGCCGTCTTGGTCAGGGCAAATTTCTTGTCTGTTTCCATCTCCTCGAAGTTGCTGACGTCTATGATGCCAGGGAAGCCAGGGGCATAGACCTTCCAGCttccaagggaaagaaagaggtcaGAGGTCCGACTGAGAATAAACATAACCTTCTTTAGATTTTAAAGACGTGACTTTAAATTAAAACTCCCAGAAACCACCCACTTTCTGGGTAGGTGACAAAGAATTGGAATTTCCTCCCTGAAGTCACTGGGCTGCGGGTCAGAGAGGCGTTTGGGGACAACGTGAACGTCCAGACTGGTTTGGAGCTGGGTTTGCATTGGAGATCGTGGCcgctctggggtgggggagaaggggggcaGGAGGCTGAAGCTGGGCTGAGACCGGCCAATACCAGGGTCGTGTCTGACATCTGGGTGACATCCAGGGTATCTGTGGGTTGAGTGTGGATTCGCTGAGAATTGTTGGTACTGGTGTGAGTCAACCTCAGACTGATGTGAGGTTCAGATGAAGGTCCTGATTGGATCTGAGGTCAGAGTGAGTAGTAGTCTGACTAAGGCTGAGAGGGGACAGTAAAGATGGGGGAAAGAAGTCGAATTAGGCAGGCTCACCGGTAGCATTCCTGTCGACTCTGGAGTTCCCGTCTCCTGTGATccagaaggaggggcagggagtccTGACAAATAGTTGTGGCTGTGGGGAATGAAAATCCCTCGTCCTATGAGCCTCTTTTCAAACAACACCTCCTCCAGCGAAGCTTGCCTGAACCCCCTAACCCTTGAACCCAATCCCTCTCAGCAACATGGATCACCCACGTTCTTGTGTGTTCATCAGCAGAAGAGACTGAGGACAACCTCACCCCGAAATTGTAACAATCAACCTAATCGCCTGTATGTTTATCTCTTTCCCAAGAGTCTTTGGGGGCAGAAATTACGTTGCAGTCGTGTTTTGTGTTCCCAGCATCTAGCGTGTGCCCCCACGCCGTGCATGTAACATGCACTTGACAAATGACTGATAAACGGATATATTTGGGGAAGCGATGGGCAGATGGATGTATTATGATGACAGATGGGCATTTAGACGTCTGTGAAGAACCCACTAGGGGGCGGAGGGGGGTAAGTAAAGACCCCTCGCTTTATCTTGACCTGGAACATCACCTCTCATCTCTAACACGTTAACACCCGGACCAGCCCTGGTCTTGCCTCTCAGTGATCTCAGACAGCTCAGGAGATCTGGGGGTCCAGAACCTGAAGGAGCTCGAGCTGGGCATCCTTggaagccctccccccccccaaaggcaAGAAAGAATCCTAACAGCACCCACAGGGACTTCGTCCACGCCAGAAAAGCCAGTAGTAGTTGCCAGGGCCTTTCCAGCTCATTATTCAGGCCTTCCACACCTGTTGACTCAGTTGACTGTGGTCTGACCCCACGGTGGGCGCCAGAGGGATTCACTCTGGGGAAGCACAGagggactctgtgtgtgtgtgtgtgtgtgtgtgtgtgtgtgtgtgtctaggagAAGTATGAGTGTGGAGACTGTGTGTGAATATTGCCCAGAAATTCAGGGTTCTAAAGGCTCACTTTTTTCAGAAAGCATTTACTGGGGAGTTCTGAGTTCTAGGTACCCTAACCCCACCCCTGTTCCCTACAACCTGGGTTTTGTGAGACCCCACCcgtcattccattttttttttttaatgtttatttactttggagagagagacagagcaggatcaggggagggacagagagagaggcagacgcagaatccgaagcaggctccaagctccgagctgtcggcacagagcccgacgtgaggcttgaacccacacaccgtggggtctgagctacccaggcgccccatgcccaCCCCTAATCCCAACAGACAGCGGccagcccctgcctctggcccACCTGTTCCTGGTCGCAGCTCTACGGTGCAATAGCCCTCAATCCACTGATAGCAGGGGAACTGGGTGCAGGTGCCATCGGGGGCCGTGACACAAATGAAGCTGCAGTACCAAGAATCCTTGGGGAAGAAAGCATAGCGTTCCTTGTACAGACGCAGCAGCAAGAGCTCCCCCAGCTCGGCTGGGCAGCGCACCTTGTATTTCTGcacctgcgggggcgggggggggaccaAAAAGCAAGCAGGTGAGAGGCCAGGAACCGTGGGGGGGGGCATCCTTCCACCTTCCAAGGGGCATCTACGCCCCCACCTGTCCTGGCATATAATTAAGCCACGCAGTGCCTTTGTACCAGTTGGGAAAAGGCACCCCCTTCGTCCAAGCAGTGGCAGCCACAGAGACACCGGGTGCGGGCAGAGAGGGTTCTGGATCTCACCAGCCTCCTTGGCTCCCCCACCCTCGGGTAGGCCACCAGCAAAAATCCTGGGGTCCTGGTGGAGGCAGGCAGATCCCCTCCGGAGAAGAGGAAACCCGGACTCAGAGAGGGCAAGCCACTTGCCCAAAGCCCACCTTCAGTTATGGGAGGAGCCAGGGAGCAGGTGAAATtctcctgaccctccccccagcccagggccccttCTTCACAGCCCGGCCTGAGTAGGGTTTATCACACCCCAGGAAAGACAGGATGGTGAGGAGGTGAGAGTTGGAGTCCGGAGTCCCCCCCAAGGCTGGACGAATGACCTGGGGGAATgacccctcccctccttcaggGTCCCCTGCTGGCCGCGACCCTCAGAGgtcgcccctccctcccctgccctctgtaCTCACCGATCCAGTGGCGAAGTCCCTGCCCAAGCGATCCAGCCGCTGCTTGGGGCTCTCCCCGCAAGTGCCCAGCAGGGTGACAGAGATGTTGTCCAGGGTCCCCGCCATCAGGTAGGGACCGGTGGTCACACACACGCTGTACACGGccatggtgggagggagggagggagggagggagggatgtccCCGGCAACGATGACTCCAGCAAGCAGCGCCTCGGAGGAGGGGAGCGGCGGGCGGGGCTGAGCCGAGCTGTTGCGCTGCAGGGCCGCGGagtctgggggcaggggcaggtgcaCCTGGAAGGAAAGGCCCAGGGTTCTCTCCGTGGGGTGCTCTCGGGCTCGCTCTCCTCCCCGGAGCTCCCGGTCTCCGTCCTTGCTCACCGCgggctctctctcctccccttatTCTTGTTTGCTGACCTCTGGCACAGCCGGTCTCTCTGGCTGGCAGGACCGGGCTCACCCAGATGAATATCAAGAGCCAGAGTCCCACTGGGAAGGGAGGGACCAGACGCCAACAGGGAGACGAGGAGCAGGTGACACCTGTGTGGTTGGAACACTGTCCCGCCGACTGATACCCTGGGGCCCCGGCCCGCCCACTCCCCAACTTGCCCCgagaccctctccctctctctcagccggGACTGGGCCCAGGGCACCCGCATTGCCTACTTGTGAATCATCCACGTGAATCACTGTGCACAGGTGAGCCGTACTCGGCATCAGCCACACATGACTGTCGACTCACGCAGGTGAGTCGCCCCGAGTGCCCACCGCACCGGAGTCAGCCGAGCACAACTTTCCTGTCGCTTCCCCTGCGCGCCGCGGTCCCTACGCCCGGCCCTCTGTGTCGCCGGTTCGCCGCACGTCCGATCTCGGTCCCTCCCTTGAAATGGGGCGGATCAGGGGGCCAAAGCGGACTCAGGGCTCACGGCGTCGGGAGGTCCCCTGTGGCATCCGTTCCGCTCCGGGCCCGCCCGCGGCAGTCGGGGCGGCGGCATCTGGGTCACCCCGCCTGCTGGGAGAGCGATCCGCCTGGGAGGCCGCAGCCGGCAGCGGCCCCGCGCGGCCAGAGCCGGTACTGCATCGGCCCCGCCTCCGCGGCCCTTCCCCCGCAGCGGCCAGACACCGGCCGGTGCTGTGCCAGACGAAGGACGGGAAAGCGCTGGCAGCAGCCGCGGGACCCCTTCTGCTCCCTCCCGGTGGGCGCCAGAGCCGCTGCGCACGTGCGTGCAACTACCTACCGCCTCTGGGAGCCTGGACTTCCGTAGACGCACAGCTCATATAAGTAGCAGAGCAGCTCTGTGGGAAGAGCCcggatagctcagtcggtagagcatcagACTTTTAATCTGAGGGTCCAGGGTTCAAGTCCCTGTTCGGGCGTCtcgctttttctttcttttccttctccccctaCGAACCTACAGCTCTTTTTGAATACAACTAATCTCTGtattcctttaaaacaaaacgaagggaaaaaaagggtaaCGAAAATGCTGTGAcatgactttaaaaatgaaatgagagtaACCCCGTCGGGATTTTACTTTTCAGAAAGTAGAACGAACGAACGATAGACAGTGGAGGGAAAGCAGACATGTTTTATGTGAATTTAAGTTTTCCACTCAGCCACATTGGAAAGTAAAAAGAACCAGgcgaaattaattttaacaacacattttatttaacccaatgaaatcttatcattttaaCACGTACTcgatattttaaaattgttaatgaaATTTTAACGATGTTCTTTTCAGTACGTACTATGTCTTGTAACTACGgtgtgtattttttccttcacagCACGTCTCCATTCACAGTTCAGGTGCTCCAAGGCGGGGGTCCACCGCCTCCAGCAGGTATTTGTGTTTCCGTTTTCTGTGAATGGCAGACACGCAAAATGAGAATATCAGTAATATGTACCCTCTCAAAGAAGGCCCATCGCGAGTGGGTTCCATGGTGTAATGGTTAGCACTCTGGACTCTGAATCCAGCGATCCGAGTTCAAATCTCGGTGGAACCTTAGGTTTTGTACCACCGGAGTGCTGTTATATTTATGAGCTTGGGGCAGGAGCGTCATTCGTCACCTGACAGGGTCTGAAAAGCCAGCGAGGATGctgtcctttgtttttaaaaacagaccaGGTAGTTGGAGCCTCCAGCACACCGTCAGAACATAAAACCGTCGCTTAAATGTATAGCAAGTTGCACTAGTCTTGGGAGCTACTCATATTTGAGGACACGTTTAGGCACAGATCAGCTATGAGGAACTTGAGGTTGCTTCCGCAGGTCCCATCAGGTCTTGGCTGACACAACCCGAGGCGGTCTGGGATACCAGATCGTGGAAGGCGGTGGTGGCTTGGCTGCAAGGAGTCCTCGTAAAAACAAGGGGGGCGTCCCACCGGGGCGGCGGGAGGCGGTCAGGACTTCTACATGGGGGTACACAGGCCACCAGAAAAACTCCACGTTGGCAGcggtgggattcgaacccacgccTCCGAAGAGACTGGAGCCTAAATCCAGCGCCTTAGACCGCTCGGCCACGCTACCTGCGTGAAGGATAGTCCTCCCTGTAGTCCTCCTAAGAGACTAGAAGGAGCCCCCGGGCTCGGGATGATCGTATTAGATCGGCCGGCCGGCCCTCTTGGGAGATCGCGGACCCAGAAGCAGTGGACGGCGAAACGGCCCGGCCGGAGGAAACAAGAGACACACCGATGTTTTACAACGACACAAGTTTATTTTCCTGGATGGGGCCGCATCTGGGAGTGGGGTGCGCCTGGGCCGGGAGCATCCCCCAAGCGGGCAGCCGCAGCTCTGTGCTCGCTCACATTCGGTTGCTCTCTGTCCCCGTTTCTTCCACCCGTGCGCGTCCGCACTCCCACCTGGCTCACGTGCTTTTGTCCCGCTACTTCTCCCAGGCAGGCCTGCGAGGTCGCAACGGGGCGCTCCTGGCATGCCCCGCCCAGAGCCCTcacaccccctctccctccccgccccccccccacccccccacccccatgctagTACCCGTAAGCCGTCAGACGCCGCCGCCCGCCAGGTGGCTCTGTGGCGCAATGGATAGCGCATTGGACTTCTAGTGACGAAAGAGCGATTCAAAGgttgtgggttcgaatcccaccaGAGTCgattttatttcaggttttttttttttttttccccccctcccctctctctccgactttttcttaaaggctcccatccccttctccccctACCCTATTTCAGTGTTTTCCACCTGGTTTCAAGCTCCAACCTCAGTCTCCGCTCTGCTCTCTTCTTTACTTACCTGTCTGCCCCGGGGCTTGGGCCATGGAGAGCaagactggggggaggggcgggaaacagaaggaaagggagacagaagtggGCGTGGACGCCGAGATAAAGGCAGGCCCCTGGCTCGGGGACACACGGGGATTGAATAACCACTTTATTCCATGCACTAAGGACTCGGGAAGGGGCTGGGTCTGGGCCGGGGGCAGAGAGGGTACAATCCTAGTCGCAAAGGGGGCAGGGAAAAGGGACAGAAACCggggaaatatatatttatatagatactcTAATATAGACCACATCTCACCCGCGCGCTGCGCCCGCGCGCCCCGCCGCCCTCCCCAACACCTGCTCGCCCCGACGCCCGGGTCCCTCTGCTGCCCTCGGGCTGGAGTCTCtacctcacccccagcccccacccccaccccccgcaaagCTCAGGGCCAAGGTCTCCAGaaggcgggcggcgggggcggcggggcctTGGGCGCCCCGTCTTGTCtgtgcggcggcggcggcggcggcggcggcggcagcagtcCGGTGAGGGGCGCCGGCGCGCCGGGATCCCCGGCGCGGGGGGAACAGGGGGACGGGGACCAGGCGCAGCGCGGGCTAAGGGGGCCCTGGTGCACTGGGGGGCGCTGGTGCAGCGCGGGGCCGGGCACCGGGGCGGCGGGGTCCAGCGGTGGGCGCGGCGCCTGGGGCCTCGGATCTACCGGCTCCAGTCGGGGCGGCTTGGGGCGCAGGTAGACGTGCAGCGCGGAGAAGAGCTGGGCGCGGGCGGCCGGGCTGGCGTCGTGCGCGAAGGCCGCCAGACGGAGCAGGCACTCGCGGAAGCCGGACAGGTAGCAGCTGGCGAGCGCCTCGGCGTCCTGGGCTGGGGACCGGGGAACCCCTGGAGCCGCGGCCGGCGGGAGGACGGACGGGCGGGCAGGGCAGGGACCCAGCAAGGGcgagggaaggggcggggcgcAGAGATAACCGAAGCCCGACAGacgcacagagacagagacccagaaggacggacagagggagaaaatgagggagacacagagacagacacgcGCGGGTGTTATTAACCTCGCCTCGGAGCAGAGCCTACCGCTCCCCAAGCCCACCGTCCATCGCAGGGTCCGCCCCAGCTACCCCGGCCCCGGGCCTCCGTGAatcccccctcccgccctccgctgccccacccccccgcgcTGTACCCGGGGGCTCCACCCGGCTCCGCTCCCTCAAGTAGCCCACGGCGAACTCCAGTATCTCTGCTTTCTCCAGCTTCGGGTTGCGGAGGTTCTACAGACGGGAGGGGGAGGGCGCAAAGAcagaaaggggtggggagagagggggaagtggcagggggaagaagggaggggggaatgcGGGAGCTGGGGGTGCCCCCGATCGCGTTTGCGCGCCGCTCACGGAGCGCGCGACCGACCGAATGCGGCGGAGTGGAGATGAGGAGGAACGGCCCTGGGAAACCTCGAGCCTGGAGCGTCCAACCCGAGGGGGCGAAGCCCACCCAGAGTTGAGGAGCGGATTGTAAACAGCAAACCCCAGGGACTGAAATTAACCACCCTGCAGGCTGTTGGAGCGGGTGcggggaaagaggagggagcaTTTACAGACCCCAGAGGTGGAAGGCTGACCCACCCTGGGAGTGAAATTTACAGAGCCGGGTGTGAAACTTACAGACCCCAGGGGTGGCCAGGAAGAGCACGTTCTGAGAGCGAGAGGGGGTCTGGGATGGGACTCCAAAGGCGGGGCTCGGGTCGGGATGCCTTGGGGCCAGGGTCGCCAGTGCAGCACGTGTCCCCACCCCGGTAGGAAGCCCTGGGACGCGAAGACCGGATGCCTGGGGGTCTGGGGACGGCGGAAGGACTGACCTGGTCCCGGGTCTGCTCCAGCAGCAGGAGCCTCAGCTCTTCCAGGCTGCGGTTGATGCGGTCCCGGCGCCGCTTCTCCACAAGCGGCTTCAGCATCTGCGACCGGCAGGAAAGGGAGAGCTGGCCGACCGGACCGAGACTCAGCGCGGCCGCGCCGGCGTTTGGGTCCCGCCGCCGGGTCGGTCCCGCGCCCACCCCTTCCCCAAGACCCCAACGAGTGCCTAGGGCCAGGCCCATCGGGTCCCTCTCCGCTCCCCCTCCCAAAGCCCCTAGGGTCAATTTCTGTAGCTCGCCTCCTCTCTCTCCCGGGTCTTCTGCATTCTCCTCTCTGTcttgtcctccctcctcccctgtctgtgtctctcctctctctacatCTCCGTCTCGTGCAGTGTCTCTGTCTCAGTGGagaactttgggggggggggggcctctttGCGCCCAGACACGTGGACACGTGGCCGCAAGGTGCCGGCCTCTGAGTCGGCGGCCCTGAATGTAAAAAGGGAGATACTCGGGGCTACCGCGCCTCTTCTCCGGCTAGCCCGTCTATGCAGTCTAAAATCTTCCTCCCGAGGTCAGGCCTCTGGGGCCAATGCCTTCCCGGCCTTCTCTATAAGGCTGCACTGGGTCAGCTCTGGCTCGCGCAGCACGCGCGGAGCAAGTGCCTATCCTCCCCGCTTTTCgtttccacccacctcccttagCTTGAGCCCCCCTTATTTATTCCACTCGAATTCCGGCCCCCTCCCACGCCTTGCAAGCCGCAAGGTGCCAAATCCCATTGCCCAAACCCAAGACCAGTATTGCCGCCCACGCAGCCCCTGCTCTGACCCCATCCCCATCCTCATCTTCGCCGCTTCCTTCCCAGCTCCTGGTTCCTTGGGTCCCCCGCACGCACACCTCTCCCCTTTCCAACCCTGCGTCTCCAGCCTCTTCCCTCACCCAGGGTCTCAGGGACGCGGTCCCCTGGCCGGACCAGGgacctctgctccctcccctcacctctcACCTTGGGGCCGTCCCTATTCTCTGCTCGATCCCGAGTGACCATCGCTCCTCCGGACCCTGGTGTGGACCGAGCCCAAGCCGGCCTTGCACCTTATATCCCGCAGCTCCTgagttgggtggggtgggggttggagccGGGCCCGCCCCCTTCGGCCCCCGGATCCCCCTCCGCTAGGCCAGGAGCACCAGGCTCCCGGAAAGGGGAGGAGcgcaaggggggaggggaagaaatgaaaCTGACCTAGGAGTGTGGGAAATGAGGGGCCAAGGCAGCATTGGCTGATTTAAGGACCCTAAGGCTGTATAATGAGGCGGGGCTCCGCTGAAGGCAGAGGTTattagggagagagggagttgAAGAGCTTTGGGGACAGGACTCTGGAATGAAGTTCGGAGTTCCCCTCCTCCGCCACCAAACGAGGCTTCCTTGGGAGCTCACTGTTCCCCCACCGACCCTCAAATAAAAGTTGGCACCCCTCAACCCTCCAGGCTGGATCTTATACACCTTCACCCCAAATTCGCCTCccgctgggtggctctgtccaaTTCAACTGGGGCTCTGCCTGGAGGCCAAAGAGACGCGCAGTTCGATCTAAGCGAATCTTaattccatcccccccccccccccccccactgcgcGCACCGGTCTAGGCTTAGGGGATCCATACTGAGATACTACTAGAGACCCAGCGGATCCAGTGGAAAAGAGGATGTGTTACCAAGCAGCAATTACAAAGGCAGAGCGAAGTAGGAGCCGGGGAAAGGGTCCTACAGACGGATGGCTggtctggggaggaaggggacccTCGAAGGTAAAAAGGGAGCAAGGCTTGGAGTAGGAGGTGCAGAGACCTATCCACTTAGAAGTATTTGACTCAAAACTAATTATAGGAGATCCAGGCCTTTGTCCGCCGGGACACGGGACACAAGGAGTGCTCGCTCCCTGGCGACCCCGGTGAGGATAGGGGACCAGGGAGCCGAcaggttttgttttgggtttttttagggACCAGAAAGAGATACAAAAAGGGATCAATACCCACCTCAAACCAAGAACATGACCCTCTGCAGAATGATGCGTGAACAGTCGGAGGCTTCAGGATAAAGtgtctgagaagaaaaaaatcagagatttaACGGGACAACCAGACCGCCCCGGACGAGGACACGGAAAGACAAGACTGCAGACCGGTTGGAA
This region includes:
- the HES7 gene encoding transcription factor HES-7, producing the protein MLKPLVEKRRRDRINRSLEELRLLLLEQTRDQNLRNPKLEKAEILEFAVGYLRERSRVEPPAAAAPGVPRSPAQDAEALASCYLSGFRECLLRLAAFAHDASPAARAQLFSALHVYLRPKPPRLEPVDPRPQAPRPPLDPAAPVPGPALHQRPPVHQGPLSPRCAWSPSPCSPRAGDPGAPAPLTGLLPPPPPPPPPHRQDGAPKAPPPPPPAFWRPWP